The stretch of DNA CGTGACGGACTCGATCTGGTAGCGGCTGGGGTCGAGCCCCGTAGGGATCGTCGCCGACGTGTCGCCCGCCACGATGAACGAGCCGCGACGGCCCGGATCGACGCCGCTGCCGGTGATGTCGGGAAAGCCCGGTTGCGGCGAGAACCAGGAGAACGTCGCCCCGCGGTCGCGGACCGAGCCGAGCCCGTTCGCGGTGCTCGCCGGGTAGAAGAACATCTCGATCTCAGGATCGTCCGTGGCGTAGACGATCGGCGCTGGCGTCGAGGCGACGGCGTCGGCTAAGGCGGACGCGAGCGCTGTGATGGTGAGTGCGAGCCGCAGCACGGCGTAGCGATGTGGGTTGGTGTGGTTGTTCATCGTTTGGTTGATTGGGAGCAAGTAAGGGGCGAGCCGGTCGCCACCCCTCCGCGGACCGGCCCGCCCTCCTTTCCGGTTAAGAGCGGTCAAGAACGATCAGCCGCGGCGCCGGCGGCCGGTGGCCAGCAAGGCCGCGCCGATAACTCCAAAGACGAGCGTGCTCGGCTCGGGGACCGCGGTGATGAAGTCGGCGTCAACGACCTGGTAGGCGTCGCTCTGATCGAGCTGCAAGCCGTAAAGCTGGCCGTGCTGCACGCCGGTGAAGGTCACCTCGAAGTCGGTGATCGGCCCCAGCGACGACACGTCCCATTGCAACAGGTACGTGTTGATGAAAACGTCTTCTTCGCCGGTCGGCATCGCGACCGTGCCGTTGAAGAGCTTCTCGATGACGCCGCTGGTGGTGGCGGCGAGGGCTTGCGCGCCGCCGTTGTAATTCAGCGTCGGCAGGACGTTGTCCTTGAAGGCGTAGGTCCACGCCTCGCCCATCTCGATCTGGAAGACGATGTTCGCCAGACCGGCGACCGGCGTCGCATCGCCGACGGCGAGCGTGCCGCCGTCGTTGTTGATGTCGCCGCTGAAGCCGCCGTAGTACATGCTGCCGCCCGCCGGGTAGGGGCCGCCACCTGTGCCGTTGGCGACCTTCTCCAGGAACGCGTCGCCCGAGCCGGCCGCGTTCGAGCCGATCGGCGCCGGCCAAGCGCCCGTCCCCGGAAAGCCGTTGTAGCCGGGGTTGGCCGCGGCGGTGAGGTCGTCCCAGCCGTCGTAGTCGGCGTTGCCGGGCAAGTTCGGGCTGACAAAGGCCGCCAGTGAAACCGACGGGGATAGAGCCGCGGCCGCAACGAGCGCCGTGTAAATCCAACGTGTAACTTTCATCAGACTCTCAATGGGTGATACCATGCCGCGGCCACAACAATGCCGCCACGGCGCGTGAAGGAACGGGCAAGAGCCCACGGCCAGCGCGGACCTTCGGCTTGGCCAAACCGATGGCGATGCGCTGCGAGTGAAGAACGCGCAGTCCTCGATCCTGGCGATGCGTCGCGCATCGTTCAGCGAACAAGTGGTGCGGTCCGAGGTCGCCTAGAAAGACAATTCCACGCGCGCGTGGAGGCGTGCGCGGGCTACCAACGAGGGATCGATACACAACCCTGCCGAGAAACCCGGCGCGCCCACTCAGTGAGGCGGCCTGAACAAGGGGCTGGCTAAGAGGCAGAGGCCTCGTGGCGGGCTGCTTGCGAGAGAGACAACAACCAGTGCACTAGCCAGTGGCTAATTGCGATTGCGTCTCAACGAAGAGATTAACAGCTTGCCGATTGAGAGCAAGAGGGCTCAGCCGAAAAATCAAAACTGTCCGAGTCGACGTTGTAGTTACTTCGTCAGTAGAAGTCTTAGCCGTGGGCGCGAGCCCTCGGTGGGCTCCGGGTACCTGTTTCACTCCGAGGGCTAGCGTGCTAAGTCAAGAGTTCTTTCCCATTTGAGTGCTTGCCGTTATTCGGATGCTAAGTAGGGGAACCACGACGGGCACGAAGAGCACGACGGATTGCCTCTTGATTCAACAACGCCTCGGCGAGCAGGCCGTCGTATTCTTTGTGCCCGTCGTGGTGAAATCTGTGATCCATGCTTCATTCTAAGCCGCCCAATTTTCGAACGAACTTTCAACTCGGAACACTAGTGCCAACGTAGCGCCAACGGTTCAGACGTGTAACATAGGTTTGTCGTTCGCTGCTACTGCTCCGGCGGCGGTGGGAGCTTCAAGGTCCGCGGTGTGTCTTGCAACAGCTGCGCGTAGTGCAGCACGAGGCCGCGCGTTGTTTGGAACTCGGGGAGTGCCGCGAGGTTGGTGTAGCGCGGGTCGGTCGCGACCGCTTGAAATCGCGCGGCGGCGGCGGCGATCTCTTCGGGGCTGGGGTGGCCCGACTCTTGGAAGATCGACGCAGGAAGCGACAGGTAAGATTGCCACGCCGGATCAAGTAGCCGGTAGAGTCGCGGCGCGAAGTCGGCGAGTTGGTCGCGGATCGCCTCCTCTTCTTGCGGAGAAGTGGGCGGCGCGAAGGCGCTCGCAGCGGCTGATGGCTCTGGCGCGGCCGCCGTCCCCACTGGTGGCGTTGTCGAGGCGACGATCTTGGCGGTGAGCTGCTGGGCTTCGACCGGGACCACCGGCGCGCCGCCCGCGGGGCGGTAGTAGGCGTCGGTCGCGGCGTGGTCGATCTTCAGCACCGACCCGTCGAGCGCGACGCCGGCGAACAAGCCGCGGCTGCGCGAGTACGAATAGACCTCGGCGGTCAACGTGGCGTCGGTGCTTGCCGACGCCTGCCGGCCAACGGGCCCGGCCGCGGCGGCGACATCGGCGCCGATGGTGAGCTTGCCACTCATCAGCGAATCGACGCTGCGGCGCGAACGGTAAACGAGCACGAGGTCTGTCGCCTGGACGCCCGCTTGCCAGCCGATGTTGCCGCCGGTGATCGTGAGGAACATCGGCGTGTGCCAGACGCCCTGCGCGTCGCGCGCGACGACGACCCCTCGGCCGAACCGCGCGCCGACGATGAAGCCGCCCTTCACGACGCGCGGGATGATGGCCACCGCTTCGGCGCCGGCGAGCATCGACCGCGGGATCCCCTCGGCGG from Botrimarina mediterranea encodes:
- a CDS encoding lipid-binding SYLF domain-containing protein, translating into MFTPLPRLVAVLAAAVFCTTPLALGQVAAPPVTAAPVVVSQEQRLVNDASTVFDEMLAIPAEGIPRSMLAGAEAVAIIPRVVKGGFIVGARFGRGVVVARDAQGVWHTPMFLTITGGNIGWQAGVQATDLVLVYRSRRSVDSLMSGKLTIGADVAAAAGPVGRQASASTDATLTAEVYSYSRSRGLFAGVALDGSVLKIDHAATDAYYRPAGGAPVVPVEAQQLTAKIVASTTPPVGTAAAPEPSAAASAFAPPTSPQEEEAIRDQLADFAPRLYRLLDPAWQSYLSLPASIFQESGHPSPEEIAAAAARFQAVATDPRYTNLAALPEFQTTRGLVLHYAQLLQDTPRTLKLPPPPEQ
- a CDS encoding PEP-CTERM sorting domain-containing protein, yielding MKVTRWIYTALVAAAALSPSVSLAAFVSPNLPGNADYDGWDDLTAAANPGYNGFPGTGAWPAPIGSNAAGSGDAFLEKVANGTGGGPYPAGGSMYYGGFSGDINNDGGTLAVGDATPVAGLANIVFQIEMGEAWTYAFKDNVLPTLNYNGGAQALAATTSGVIEKLFNGTVAMPTGEEDVFINTYLLQWDVSSLGPITDFEVTFTGVQHGQLYGLQLDQSDAYQVVDADFITAVPEPSTLVFGVIGAALLATGRRRRG